CATCCGGTAGAAGGTGTAGTTGATCTCCACGGTCGAGAAGCGCCCGGCGTAGTAGGACAGCATCTCGCCGGCCGGGAGCTTCTCCGGGTAGAAGCTCCCGCGCCACTCGGGGTAGTTGTAGCCGGACGTCCCTATGCGGATGGCCATCGGATCATTCCCCGGGCTCGATGATGCCCGGAGAGCGCGGATCGAAGATCCGCGACGGTCGAGTCCTCCCTATAGATACTGGCCGCCCGGGGTGCGCCCCTCCGGCTCCCCGGTGGACGGCTCCAGCTTCCCGCCCGGCAGCGCCTGGCGCCGCAGCTCCTCGATCTGGTTCTGAGCCTGCATGTGCTGGGCCCACAGGGCGGCCTGGATGCCGTGCAACAGGCCCTCGAGCCAGCCGACCAGCTGGGCCTGCGCCACACGGATCTCGGACTCGGACGGCGTTTGCTCGAGCGGGATCGCCAGCGTCTCCAGCTCACGCTGCAGGTTTTCCGACAGCGCGTCCTTGAGCTCGGTCAGCGAGAGCTCGTAGATCTCGCGCATGCGCTTTTTCCCGGAGTCGTCGAGGGGCGCCTGCCGAACCTCGTCCAGGAGACCCCGGACCATGGTGGTGATCCGCAGCAGCTTGGCCGGCTGCTGGATGAACTCGTTCCGGTCCGGCTCCTGGGGCTGTGTGCTGTCGTCCATGGCACCCTCCATCGCAGGGATGATAGGCGTGCGGTGCAGCCTGGTCAACGGGAGACCGAAGGCTCACGGGCTGGCGCCGGGAGGCGTGTAAGTCTTTCGTCCGGGGCCGGGCAGTTATTTCCCGCCATCCGAAGTCCCGTGCGCGTCCCCACACGAGGTCCGAACCTGATACCCATCACGGCAGGCAGTTAGATCACGCCAGGGGCGCGTGGCATGCGCAATGCTGACTCCCTCCTCAAGAGCCCGGGCAGGCTCGGCCGGGCCGGAGGAGAAAATGCGAACCCTGCTAGGCATGCTACCGGCCGTGCTGCTCGTGCTGTTGATGGCCGCGCCCGTGGGCGCGACCGTCGTCGTGATCGAGACCGCCGCAGCCCTGGAGGATCTCTCGGAGCAGTCGGTGGGCTCGGCGATCACCCGCGCCGTCGAGGCTTCGATCGGCCGCGCGGCGGCCATGGGCCTCTCCAAGATCTGGCTGGATCAGGCCTTCCTGCTCACCGACCGCGTCGTGGTGCGAATGGTCGCGACCGATGAGGACGCCGACGCCGACGAGGCGGCCGGCACCGCCGAGGCGGTCCCCGGCATGGTGGTGCCGGAGCCCGGATGGCTCGAGCGCGCGGCG
This sequence is a window from Candidatus Rokuibacteriota bacterium. Protein-coding genes within it:
- a CDS encoding DUF2587 domain-containing protein; protein product: MDDSTQPQEPDRNEFIQQPAKLLRITTMVRGLLDEVRQAPLDDSGKKRMREIYELSLTELKDALSENLQRELETLAIPLEQTPSESEIRVAQAQLVGWLEGLLHGIQAALWAQHMQAQNQIEELRRQALPGGKLEPSTGEPEGRTPGGQYL